The following are from one region of the Amycolatopsis sp. QT-25 genome:
- a CDS encoding FCD domain-containing protein, whose translation MRKGMSHSARSAMFAPLGQIGRAEAVTTRLVDAITLGLLADSEQLPSEAELAAQFGVSTVTVREALVALRQQGLVETRRGRGGGSFVKTPANPSAASWRERLRTVSLSELRDVGDHYLAIAGTAAKLAAERSSPEDIERLELATEDLRTATGAEVSRAERQFHLEVAAAAQSPRLTREEVQLQSERGGLLWLPLEPHGTRENAYAEHRAIAAAIAQGEGELARKLTEEHILEAIDRLAGVHLALPAP comes from the coding sequence ATGCGCAAGGGGATGTCGCACAGCGCGCGATCGGCGATGTTCGCGCCGCTCGGCCAGATCGGCCGGGCGGAAGCGGTCACCACGCGGCTGGTCGACGCCATCACTCTCGGACTGCTGGCCGACTCGGAGCAGTTGCCGAGCGAAGCCGAGCTGGCCGCCCAGTTCGGCGTCTCCACGGTGACAGTTCGCGAAGCACTCGTGGCCTTGCGGCAACAGGGGCTCGTAGAGACGCGACGCGGCCGTGGCGGCGGAAGCTTCGTGAAGACGCCTGCCAACCCTTCGGCCGCTTCGTGGCGAGAGCGCCTTCGCACGGTTTCGCTGTCCGAGCTTCGTGACGTCGGCGATCACTACCTCGCCATCGCGGGCACCGCGGCCAAGCTCGCCGCCGAGCGGAGTTCGCCCGAGGACATCGAGCGGCTCGAACTCGCGACCGAGGACCTCCGCACCGCCACCGGCGCGGAGGTATCGCGTGCCGAGCGCCAGTTCCATCTCGAAGTCGCCGCGGCCGCCCAATCGCCGCGGCTGACCAGGGAAGAAGTGCAGTTGCAGAGCGAACGAGGCGGATTGCTGTGGTTACCGCTCGAGCCGCACGGCACCCGCGAGAACGCCTACGCCGAACACCGCGCGATCGCCGCCGCCATCGCTCAGGGCGAGGGCGAGCTGGCCAGGAAGCTCACCGAAGAGCACATCCTCGAAGCGATAGACCGGCTGGCGGGCGTGCATCTAGCCCTTCCGGCCCCTTAA
- a CDS encoding cache domain-containing protein: MNDTPSAGSEVVEQVSALVEDVFGRLKPVLAGVEALLAASADATAGDLPRLRPRVFDVLGGLVVGAGFVSAPHALADQEFGFAWWTETGDAEPAQLVISLDPDSENFLDYTRQSWFTVPRDTGRRHLNGPYVDYLCTDEYTLTFTVPVQRDGEFAGVVGADVYVREVERLLQPELRALGGRAALVNAQGRVIVSNNARQATGSLVREVDVPAWWSAGAEPVMTENGTRLRRCGDSPIALVRSGR, encoded by the coding sequence GTGAACGACACACCGTCCGCCGGTTCCGAAGTCGTCGAACAGGTATCCGCCCTGGTCGAGGACGTCTTCGGCCGGCTGAAGCCGGTACTGGCCGGCGTCGAAGCGCTCCTGGCCGCCTCCGCCGATGCCACCGCCGGAGATCTGCCCCGCCTCCGGCCGCGGGTCTTCGACGTCCTCGGCGGCCTGGTCGTCGGTGCCGGGTTCGTCAGCGCGCCGCACGCGCTGGCGGATCAGGAATTCGGCTTCGCATGGTGGACCGAGACCGGCGACGCCGAACCGGCGCAACTGGTCATCAGCCTCGATCCGGACAGTGAGAACTTCCTGGACTACACCCGGCAGTCGTGGTTCACCGTCCCGCGTGACACCGGCCGCCGCCACCTCAACGGCCCGTACGTCGATTACCTCTGCACCGACGAGTACACGTTGACCTTCACGGTTCCCGTACAGCGCGACGGAGAATTCGCGGGGGTCGTCGGCGCGGACGTCTACGTGCGGGAGGTCGAGCGTCTGCTGCAACCGGAACTGCGCGCACTCGGCGGCCGCGCCGCACTGGTCAACGCCCAAGGCCGGGTGATCGTGTCGAACAACGCGCGTCAGGCGACCGGTTCCCTGGTGCGCGAGGTCGACGTCCCGGCCTGGTGGTCCGCCGGCGCGGAGCCGGTCATGACGGAGAACGGCACGCGCCTGCGGCGTTGCGGGGACTCGCCGATCGCCTTGGTCAGGTCCGGGCGCTGA